Below is a genomic region from Pseudomonas berkeleyensis.
TCGAGGCCTGGTTCAAACTGGACGCTGCAGAGCTGCTGGGCGCCGAGGCCGATCAGTACGACAAGAGCCGCGACACCCTGGACGTATGGTTCGACTCCGGTACCACCCACTGGCACGTGCTGCGTGGCTCCCACGCCGAGCTGGCGCATGCCAACGGCCCGGCTGCCGACCTGTATCTGGAAGGCTCCGACCAGCACCGCGGCTGGTTCCATTCATCCCTGCTGACCGGTTGCGCCATCGACGGCCACGCGCCCTACAAGGAACTGCTGACTCACGGCTTCACCGTCGACGAGCAGGGGCGCAAACAGTCCAAGTCCCTCGGCAACGTGGTCGCGCCGCAGAAGGTGATCGATAGCATGGGCGCCGATATCCTGCGCCTGTGGGTCGCTTCCACCGATTATTCCGGTGAGATGGCTGTTTCTGACCAGATCCTGCAGCGCAGCGCCGATGCCTATCGCCGCATCCGTAACACCGCGCGCTTCATGCTGGCCAACCTCAATGGCTTCAACCCTGCTACCGACCTGCTGCCGGCCGAGCAGATGCTTGATCTGGATCGCTGGGCTGTCGACGCCACTGCACGTCTGCAGGACGAGCTGACCGAGGCCTACTCCGAGTACCGTTTCTGGAACGTCTACTCGAAGGTGCACAACTTCTGCGTGCAGGAGTTGGGCGGCTTCTACCTGGACATCATCAAGGATCGTCAGTACACCACCGCTGTCGACAGCGTGGCGCGTCGCTCCTGCCAGAGCGCGCTGTACCACATCAGTGAGGCGCTGGTGCGCTGGATCGCGCCGATCCTGGCTTTCACCGCCGAAGAAATCTGGCAGTTCCTGCCGGGTGAGCGTGACGAGTCGGTGATGCTCAGCACCTGGTATCAAGGGCTGGATCGCCTGCCGGAAGGCTTCGAGCTCGATCGTGCCTACTGGGATCGCGTCATGGTGGTCAAGGCGGCAGTGAACAAGGAACTGGAGAACCTGCGCACGGCCAAGGCCATCGGCGCCAGCCTGCAGGCTGAGGTGACCCTGTTCTGCGACGACGCCAAGCAGGCCGACCTGGCCAAGCTGGGCGACGAGCTGCGTTTTGCCTTGATCACCTCGGCTGCGCAGACCGCCCCCCTGGCCGATGCACCGGCCGACGCAGTGGTGACCGAAGTCGAAGGCCTGAAGCTGAAGATCCTCAAGTCTGCCCACGCCAAGTGTGGTCGCTGCTGGCACTTCCGCGCCGATGTCGGCAGTCATGCCGCTCATCCGGAACTGTGCGAGCGCTGCGTCAGCAATATCGAAGGTGTAGGCGAGGTTCGTAAGCATGCCTGAGTCCTCGCGTTTCGGGCATCTGCCCTGGCTGTTGCTGAGCGTGCTGATCCTGGTCGTTGATCGTGTGACCAAGGATTTCTTCGAAGGCAGCCTGAACATGTACCAGCGAATTCAGGTCATCCCTGACTATTTCGACTGGACGCTGGCCTACAACACCGGCGCGGCATTCAGCTTCCTGGCTGATGCCGATGGCTGGCAGCGCTGGTTCTTCGCCGCCATCGCCATCGTCGTTAGTGTCGTACTGGTCATCTGGCTCAAGCGCCTCAAGCGCCACGAGACCCTGCTGGCGGTAGCGCTGGCGATGGTGCTGGGGGGGGCCTTGGGCAACCTCTATGACCGCGTGGTACTCGGCCATGTGGTCGACTTCATTCTGGTGCACTGGCAGAACCGCTGGTACTTCCCGGCGTTCAACCTGGCAGACACCTTCATCACCATCGGCGCCATCCTGCTGGCGCTGGATATGTTCAAGAGCGACAAGTCCGCGAAGGAGGCTGCGCAATGACAGACGTACGCATCGGTCCGGACAGGGAAGTGACCCTGCATTTCGCCCTCAAGCTGGAAAACGGCGATGTGGTCGACAGTACCTTCGACAAGCAGCCGGCGACGTTCAAGGTCGGCGACGGCAATCTGCTGCCCGGTTTCGAGCAGGCGCTGTATGGCTTCAAGGCTGGTGACAAGCGTAATGTGCAGGTTCAGCCGGAGCAGGGGTTCGGCCAGCCGAATCCGCAGAATGTGCAGATCATGCCGCGCAGCCAGTTCGAGGGCATGGGGCTTTCCGAGGGGTTGCTGGTGATCTTCAACGATGCCGCCAACACCGAGCTACCTGGTGTGGTCAAAGCATTCGATGACAATCAGGTCACCATCGACTTCAACCACCCACTAGCCGGTAAGGTGTTGGACTTCGAAGTGGAGATCATCGAGGTCAAGGCGCTCTAGTCAGCAGCACCTACCCTGTGGGAGCGGCTTTAGCCGCGAAACCCTTGTTGTGGCCTGCACGTATTGCGCGCAGGCTGTGACTTTCGGGATCGCTCAGTCGACTTGTTCCGATCCCCTGATTACACCGAGACGCCTTGCATGCATATCAAACTTGCCAACCCTCGCGGCTTTTGCGCCGGTGTCGATCGTGCTATCGAGATCGTTAACCGTGCCCTGGAAGTCTTCGGCCCACCGATCTATGTGCGTCATGAAGTGGTGCACAACAAATTCGTGGTCGAAGATCTACGCGCCCGTGGTGCTGTATTCGTCGAAGAACTGGATCAGGTGCCAGATGATGTCATCGTGATCTTCAGTGCCCACGGTGTCTCCAAAGCCGTGCGTGATGAAGCCGCGCGTCGTGGTCTGAAGGTATTCGACGCCACTTGCCCGCTGGTGACCAAGGTGCATATGGAAGTGGTGCGTTACAGCCGCGAGGGGCGTGAGTGCATCCTTATCGGTCACGAAGGCCACCCAGAAGTCGAAGGCACCATGGGGCAGTATGACGCCAGCAATGGCGGTGACATCTACCTCGTCGAAGACGAGACGGACGTTGCCGAACTGCAGGTGCGCAACCCAGATAAGCTGGCGTTCGTTACTCAGACGACGCTGTCGATGGACGATACCAGCAAGGTGATCGACGCCCTGCGCGCCAAGTTTCCCGCCATAGGCGGCCCGCGCAAGGACGACATCTGCTACGCCACGCAGAACCGCCAGGATGCGGTCAAGCAACTGGCCAGCGAATGCGACGTGCTGCTGGTTGTTGGCAGTCCCAACAGCTCCAACTCTAACCGCCTGCGCGAGTTGGCTGAGCGCATGGGCACCCCTGCTTATTTGATCGATGGCGCCGAAGACCTCAAGGCTGAATGGTTCGAAGGGGTGGGCGGCGTTGGAATCACTGCAGGTGCATCTGCCCCTGAAGTACTGGTGCGTGGGGTGGTCGATCAACTGCGCGCCTGGGGTGCAGTAGGTGAGACTGAGTTGGATGGTCGGCCGGAGAACATTACGTTTTCGATGCCGAAGGAGCTAAGAGTAAAGCACGTTTAACGCCCCTCATTCTTGGAAAGAGAAAGCCGGCTACAGCCGGCTTTCTCTTCTATTATCGCTTTCTCTCACCAGTTACATTGCTCTGCTAGACTCCCGCCTCTCACATTTGCGGCAGTCAGAGTTAATGTGCCGGCTGCAAGTCTGCCAGTTGCTGTGGCAGTTAGGGTATAAGCAGTCGCAGTAATGTTACCCACTGCAATTGAGAACTCGCTCGTATTCTGGGGTAGGGCGTTGAATCCAACGTAACTGCCTGCGTTCTGTGCTCGTCGTCGATCGGCATTTGCCGCTGCCTGCATAATTAGAGATTTCCCATCTTCGCAGGCCGCTCGATCAAGATACGCTGTGTAACTTGGTATTGCGATCGCTGCGAGAATGGCAATGATCACTACAACGATCATCACCTCAATCAGTGTAAAGCCTTGTTGTCGTCTCATCATCCGTCCTTATTCTTCATCGATCCAATACAGACGAGGTGTCGGTGGCATCCAGATGCAGCGAGGGTTGTTATCGCAGCGGCACTTCTCGGGGTTAGCACTGGCTGCACAGATATCTGGGCCACTCCCACTCCCATTTGAGACGGGCACTAGGTCTGACGGATCATGGTAAACCCAGCAAGCGTTACCAGCACAGTAAATTTGAGGGTTAGACGGCAGGCTACTTGCCTTGCTCTCTGTAAAGCGATCAATCGTCAGGCCGGTTGCGTCTCCCAACATGACCGTATAGGCACGAGATACACCTACTGAGGCCCGACAAAGTGTGGGGTTGCTTTGAGGTTCATAGGTGCTAAACAGAACCATTCCATCCGCAACCAATGGCCGACTAAGTACTTTTTCGCCCGAACGTGGCAGGCGAATCATCCATCCATTCGTGTTGTTAGCGACGGCAGTGGCGACTTCACTACTAGTTTGAGCGGCATTGCTTGTTGCGTCATAGAGAGAGCTTTCCGTCAGAGTCACTTCAGGCGCAGCTCCTTTCACTAAATGTGTCCGGAACGAGTAGAAACGATCCTCGATCACGCTATTCAGGGGGTGGCCACGGTAGCCGCTGCCAATGTTCACGGTCAGCATCTTAGTACCGTTGACGTTTAGCAGCGCAAGTTCTGCTTCATGGTAAAAGCGGCGAGCACTTTCGGGAGCTGTTCCTCCGATACTGGCTAATACTCCGCTTCCTCCATTGCCTGCAGGAGTAATAAGCGAGCTGCCACTGCTGCCATTGTTTATGTGGAAACGCCAGACCTGGCCGCCCATATCACCTACAAAAAACTGTCCAGCCAAACCTTGTGGGTTAACTACTGCGTTACCTGCGCTATCAGGCTGCAGTCCAACGACAGATACTCGTGCAGGAATGCTGTAACGCATCTGGTTCAGAGTGGTACTGTGCCCAGCGACATTACTGGCAGACCAGATGCGTGCGCCAGTTTTGGCATTGACGATATAGATTGCGTTACCGCGGCTATCGATAGTACGGACGTCTACATTGTCTTGGTTGGGATCGTAGCCGCCTCCAAATATAAGGACATCAGTAATGGTGCCGCCGACATTTATTTTGGTCTTTACAGGGGCTGACCAAGTCTGACCTAGCCTTTCAAAACCCGGGGTGATCCCGCCTTGGATCTTCCATAGCAATGTTGGTGATGAGCGGTTGGTAATATCTAGGGCGTAGATATCTGAGCCGCCGCGACCCATTGTGGCGTACGCGTAGACGAACTCGTTAGAGTTCAGTCCGCTGAGAGTATTACTTGGATTGCTAGGATCTTTGCCTCCAAAAATTACACCATTGCCATTGGCGTCATTAGCCCAAACGGTAACAGTATTATCCATACCATAGAGGCGAGGTTTAGGAGATGTAGATTTAGCGTTCTCTCGCAGTTGCTTTATATTAGGCAGTAGTACTTCGGGCATGAAGGCAAATTGTTCTGCACCTGTGCTGGTATTAAAGAGATGTACAAAACCTTCGTTTGTACCAATGATTGCGGATTGATCCTCGCTTTCGCAAATATTCTGAGCGTTATAGCTGTTGCATGCATAGGTGATCAGCGTAGGAGTGGAGTGCAGCGGATCTCCTAGGGCTTTCCTGTCAAGAGCCGGTGTGCTTGAGTCTGCGCCACGAATGTAGCTGATCAGGTTGGCTCGATCTGTTGCATTGGTGACGTTGAGCTTTTCCTGAGTCAATGCAGCGTTGCCGGTTTCGATGTTACTCAGCGCATTAGATGTCGGGCTGACATTAGTCAAAAGCTTTCGGCTGCCCATGGCTGGTAGCCGAGAGGCTGCCCCTCCTGCCGCAACGTTGCTTCCGTCCCGACTTGCCGACCACCAACTGCGGGCTTCAGCTTTGAAGAAACCTGTGTTGGCATCGATAGCAGGGGTATTGTCAGCGTCAGCTAGCCAGATGCGGCCATTCTCGACCATCATTCGATAGCGTTTGAGGTTTCCGGGCCAGCGATCAGTATCTGATGGGCGAAATAGAGAGAAATAAACTTCGTCTTTGTTGTCTTGGCGGTTAAAAGTGTTAACAGCTGCACTGGCACTAACGAATGTTGTGTCTGTTGCGAGCACTTCTTGAATGATTTTACTGAATGAATCGGCCAGGGTTGAGGCGTCGTCCGCGGTATAGAACCCCCCTTTACCCTCAGTTGCCAAGTCCCGCAGAAATCTTTGAATCTGAGCAGACTCAGTTGGGCGTGCATTAAGCGCGAAGCCTACTGTGTGGGTGGTTATAAAATTATCACCCTCGAAACTAGACTGATCTTCGTTGGCCATCCATCGAACCAATTCACGGGCACATAGCTCATCGCTATAACCAATTCCGCTGGTACTACAACTGGTTCCCGTCAGTGATGGGATGCCGCTGGTCGCAGCGTTGCTGGTGCCCTCTGGTTTACCGTCAGTTAGCAATACCAAGTGAGTCGGTTGACATGCACTCGTGATTGGGCTTGTAACTCCAAATACCCCACTGTTGCCACGTTTTTCAGATAGATATCGTGCTGCGTCGTATAGCGCAGGAACAATAGGTGTTCCACCGCTAGCATTCATTTGCTGTACCAAGCCATCGACATGCTGTTTAACTGTGCGCGCATTGCTACCGAGGCTGCCGCTAGACAGCTTCATGCGCAGTTTTATTGCTTGAGTCGGGCTGCCATCAAAAGCATGGGTTGTGTAGTCATTGCCACTATTGGTTGCCTTTAGCATAACAGATAGAGAGTTACCATCGCTCCATCCGGATTTGGCAAATACGTTCTGTAAAGCTGTATTAAGGGCGGTGCCAGAGCATATGGTTCGTTCTCCGCTGAGAGCACACGAGGGGCCTGTATAAGTCGATCGGCTGCTCAGGTTATTGTTGCTAGCCTGCAACTCACTGGAGTTGGCTGAGTTTTCTATGTGAAGCGTGACATTGGATGTACCGCTGGTACCGCTGCGAGTGACAATGACCTGAGATTCAAGAACCTGGGCATTTCGTAAAACTGGCAGGTTCTCGAATCGGGCGGCAACAGTGACGTTATTACCAATGCTAAGTGTTGTTTGGTTTAGGGAAACGGTACTGCCACTTTGTCTTGCATCGTTCTTGGAACTAATGATTCGAGTTTCCAAAACCGGTTGTATGCATCCGTTATCTCCACCGCTGTAGGTAACTCGTAAAACTGGTCGTAGATTGGAGCCATCGACACTATAGGTAGTGCGTGAGCCGTCACCGCTGGTGGGTGTTACAAAGAATGCCATGGCGTTGTTTCCGCACCAGGCGGAATTATTTACGACTTGCTGTACTTGGCTGATAACACTTGGCCCTTCTAGGTAAGCGGGAGGGTTTTCTGTTCGCCATTCTTGGGGAGTCCAGTTCACTGCTCCAGTCTTTGCGCGGCCAGTAAAGTCTTCAGTTGTGTTGAATTCTGCAGCGTTTCCCGTGTTTTGTGCACTAATGGCGAAGGTGACCGGTCGGTCATCAGAGCCGGCAGCGACAAAGTCTAGGCGGGCTGATGTGATAGTCGCGCCTTGAGGGATCGCGACGTTTTGAAAGCGTAGGCCGGTAGTGCGAGAGTTATCTTCGTTGCCTGAGTAAGTTATGGTTAATTTGGGTGAGGAAGCGGTGTCACCAACGCGATAGTAGTAGTTGGCATCGTTGGTGACACGAAACTCTAATAAAAGGTCGGAGATGGGGTCGGCGCTTGGAGTACTATTTTGTAGACTCTGTACTTCGCTGGTTAGGTCAATATTGAATGCAGTGTTGGCTGTCCAGTTGCTGCCGGCGAGTTTAGCGTTATTGTTGGCCAGGTTTCCAGTTGTAATGGTAGTGAAGTCACGATCGTCTAGCAGCGTTGCATCATTAAGTGCTGCAGGAGTTTTGCTATTTTCAATCCGTACTCTAACGCCGGGCTTGGTTCCATTGTTTGTCTCTGGCGTAACGGTCAGAGTGGCGCTTGTGATAGTAACTCCTTTTGGGATGTTCAGGTTTCGGAATAGAAAAAGTCCCGTTTGACCTGAGGATGTATTGTTGCGTGCGTTGAGTCTGGTTTTTGCGCCTGTGTCGCAATAGTCACGGGCTGTTCCAATCTTTACTGAGCAAGTGTATCCGCTTTTAAGATAGTAGCTGGAGTTATTGTTAGAGTATCCTTGATTGTTTGGGGTGCTGAGGTCGCGTATAACAGTATTGGTTGCAGGGCTTTTTATGTAACCCATTACCAATGTTGGGTTGTTGATGTTGGTGGATGATGGATTGGTTGTTTGGCGGGTGGCGTCATCTGCTGAGACCAGAATTTCTGGTGCCACAGAAGAAATGCCTAGTGTGTTATCGATGTACTCTACTGGATAAACTAGGCGATCTTTATAGAAGTCCGTGCGGCTGTTGAGCGCCATCACTCCTATGTTAACACCGCTTGTAGTATTAAGGATCTCGTTGAAAGCTTCCTTGAGTACTGTCATGCGTGCGGGGCCGTGAGAGGCACTAGTTGGTGTGCTGTCTCGATCTAGCCTCCATGCCATAGAGCCAGAGTTGTCAAGAATAAAAAAAACGTTTGGCTTGATCGTGTCGTCAATGGCAGGGCCGCCGAAGAATACCTCGGTATCATCTGCATGACTCAGTGCACTTGATAAAATAAGTGCGCTGGCCAGTGCTGAAGTAGCAAAAACGCGCAATTGGTTCAGGCGTTTCATGGAGATGTCCTCAAATACTGCCACGCAGTCGTGATGAATAAGTGCGAAGATTAATTGTTGGAGCTAAAGCTTCGATTCTGAAAGCCTTGTCGATGAGCGGCGCTAACATTGCAGTCGCCTCCATTGCTTCCGCAGGCTTCCCCGACACTACGTACTTCGAAACGGTAGACTCGGAGGCCGGGTTCAGTAATGCCCATTCCTTCGGAGAGAGGCAGGTTGGTCGCTAAGCTAGGAGACGCTTGAAACTGCCAATGTGGGCTGTCTCCATCTACTACGCCAACTAGGCTTGGGTCAGCATCGGTACGCGAGAAATAGTCATTGGCCCAGCGCTGCAAGCCACTTTCTGCCGCTTGAAATGCGGTATTCTGCTGTTGGCTATTGGAGGAAATACGTAGCTGCAAATTGGATTGCGAGGCTGCGGTTATTGCAATGATGGTGAGCATAAGTAGTAATACCAAACTGACCAGTAATACCATGCCTTGCTGTTTAGGCTTCATTGCAGGCGATTCCTCATTTCATAAGTGGCACTGAAGGTTCGAGCACTTAGTGGTGTACCTGCATTGCGTGAGTCAGTTACAGTTATTTGAACGTGAATGGCGCTCGCAGCTATGGGGTCGTTGTTTGGAATGAAATTGAAGGCCAGAGTTGCATTATCTAGAATCGGATCGCCATTGCGGCTGATTCCACCATTCGTGTTGGTATAGGTGATAGGTGGCTCAAAATTTAGTGCGGTTGTGCCACAGCCACTTCCGGGGGTTGCATAACGAAAAGTAAGGCTGTTTGCATCCGTACTGCTGACTGCATCGCGAGGTAGGGTGGTATTGTCTGGCGCGAAAGCAGTTACGGTATCTGATGCTACGCAGCCTTGAAAGCCTGCTCTCCTTGCGTCTTGCCCAATGATTTCCAAGGCAAGCCGACCACTTTCTTGCATATAGGTAAGTTCCGTATTGTCACGATCAGCGAAGAAGGTGCGAGAGAATATTTCTGTTACGCCAAGAACTAGTAATGAGCTAATTACAATGGCGACCATTAGTTCAATCAGAGATAAACCTTGCTGTTGCTTCATAGTTCGGCCTCCACTACTAGAGTGCCGACATCCTGATTGCCATCACCATCGCTGTCATAAACCTCTTGCCAGCGTAGGTCTACGGTGTAGATGGCACCATTACGACTGATATTGGTTCCAGGGAGTACGTTGGGGAGGTTGGTTTGTAGCTGGCGGCACCACTGACCTAAATCGTACTGAGCTTTTGTCACACCTGAGGCATTGGCATTCCCTGCATTAGCAGCAGGGCAGGCCGCAGGATTAGCGAGTACATAGTCGTTGCTCAGTGACGCATGAGTGACGCGAAAGTTTTGATAAGGGCTGTTTGCGTCCAAAACCTTGTTGGCTCGCATACGGTCGATGATGTCATAAGCCAGCATGGTTGCCTGACTGCGAGAGTAAGCGCTCTCACTGGATTGCAGGCTATTCATCATAAGGGTGGCCATACCCAATAGACCGATGGCCAAGATCACGACGGCAACCATGACTTCTACCAAAGTGAAACCGCGACTTCCGTAATTTCTTAAAGTGCTCATTCGATATCCCAGGCTCACGGTGTCGTTGTCTGCTGGTGTGTAGCTGCTGCGCTTGCTCTACCTATGGCATTTACTTCAATATCACGTCCGCCTACATCTATGCTGGTTGCTGCTTGGGGGCGGCCGTTAGCTTGAAAAGTGATTGCAACGTTGTCCGCTGCGACTCCATTCGGTATGGCAATTACTCGCAAATCTTCGGTGCCATCATTGACGACCCACGTTGACCCAACTGTGGTGACACTGACAGCGATATTTCTGGCGACAGCCTCGCTGCGAGCCAGTTGTAGCGCTCCCAGCAAGCCGTTCCTCGCAGAGGTCTGGCGGCCACCCTCCATCATCGCCTGGTAGCTTGGCACGGCGATGCTCGCGACGATGGCGATCAGCGCAATGACAACCATCAGCTCGATTAACGTGAACCCCTTGCTTGATTCCATGAATGCTCCGGCGACGGCAAACCCCAAACTGCAAGGATAATTTAGCGACAGGGTTTACCGAAAGCTGACGCCCGCAGACAAGCGGGCAAATTGGCTGATGAGGGGTTGGTATCAAGCGAGGCCCGTGACAGATGTCACACAAGCCTTAACAGCTCACCCCTTTCTTAGGTTGCTGAGTTCGCGTGCGTCCTGAGAGGCTAATCACTACCTGCTGAAGGGGGATGGCACCTTTGCACAAGGTAAGAGTTCCATTTAGAGCTCTTGTGGAACCATCTGCTTCGAACTGGAGGTGGCCTTTGTTTCTGTTCCATTGCCAATGAAACTCATCAGCGATTTTTACCTGGTGCAGTAAATCGTCATCCAGATCCAAATAACCATTTGCATTTTCGTCTCGAAATATCAACAGGCGTGTGTGCCAGTGTTTTTCACCTGTGCAGTTACTTTTCCCTGGACACACACTAACAACTGTTCGGCCAAAAACCGCACTACTACGAGCATGATGAATCACTGCAATCATCTGATTGACGGCTTGGGTACGTTCATTGTTATCACGCATGTCTTGCAGGTTTGGGAGGGCGATCGTGAGAAGTATCGATAGTATGGCGAGAGCGCTCATCGTTTCGATGAGCGTACGCCCATAGATTTTCCGGGGCATGTTCCAGCATCCTTGCCAGTTGGTTGTGTAGAACAGAATAGCTTAGGATCGCCGCATGAAAAGTGATGGAAAGGTGTTGCTGGTTGGAGGCGGTGCGATAGGAATGCTATCGGCTCTCTTGCTGGGGCTTTCGGGGAGGCGAGTGTGTGTCCTTGATAAGGAGGCTACCGGCCGCGAATCCTCCTGGGCCGGCGGAGGCATTGTCTCTCCGCTCTACCCCTGGCGTTACAGCGCAGCTGTGACGGCGCTGGCGCATTGGTCGCAGGATTTCTATCCCGGCTTTGGTCAGCGGCTATTAGATGAGACAGGGGTCGATCCAGAGGTGCATGTCACCGGGCTTTATTGGTTGGATCTGGATGATGAGGTCGAGGCGCTGGCCTGGGCTCAACGTGAGGGGCGTCCGTTGTTTTCGGTGGATGTCGCTGAGGCTTATCAGCAGGTGCCTGTTCTGGGCGGTGGTTTTAAGCGCGCCATTCATATGCCGGGTGTGGCCAATGTGCGTAATCCACGTTTGGTGAAAGCGCTGCGAGCGGCGTTGTTGGCCATGCCGAACGTGGAGTTGCGTGAGCATTGTCCGGTCACGGGGTTTATTCAGGAGGAAGGCCGTATTTGCGGAGTGACCACTGCAGATGGCGAGATT
It encodes:
- the thiO gene encoding glycine oxidase ThiO; translated protein: MKSDGKVLLVGGGAIGMLSALLLGLSGRRVCVLDKEATGRESSWAGGGIVSPLYPWRYSAAVTALAHWSQDFYPGFGQRLLDETGVDPEVHVTGLYWLDLDDEVEALAWAQREGRPLFSVDVAEAYQQVPVLGGGFKRAIHMPGVANVRNPRLVKALRAALLAMPNVELREHCPVTGFIQEEGRICGVTTADGEIRAERVVLAAGAWSGELLKTLGLTLPVEPVKGQMILYKCAEGFLPSMVLAKGRYAIPRRDGHILIGSTLEYAGFDKTPTDNALESLKASAEELLPALKDAEVVGHWAGLRPGSPEGIPFIGQVPSHPGLWLNCGHFRNGLVLAPASCQLLVDLMLEREPIIDPAPYTPARLLD